One part of the Scatophagus argus isolate fScaArg1 chromosome 12, fScaArg1.pri, whole genome shotgun sequence genome encodes these proteins:
- the sfxn1 gene encoding sideroflexin-1 yields the protein MAAELSTSINIKEPRWEQSTFVGRAKHFFTVTDPRNILLTDEQLAHAHKIITDYRQGIVSPGLTEDELWKAKYIFDSAFHPDTGEKMILIGRMSAQVPMNMTITGCMMTFYKTTPAVLFWQWINQSFNAIVNYTNRSGDAPITVSQLGTAYVSATTGAVATALGLNALTKHISPLIGRFVPFAAVAAANCINIPLMRQRELKHGIPITDDNDNRLGESTKAAQQAISQVVVSRILMASPGMAIPPFLMNHLEKKAFLKKFPWMSAPIQVSLVGFCLVFATPLCCALFPQKSSMSVSRLEPELQEKIRANHPGVERVYFNKGL from the exons ATGGCAGCAGAGCTATCCACTTCCATAAACATCAAGGAGCCCCGGTGGGAACAGAGCACATTTGTGGGCCGGGCTAAACATTTCTTCACTGTCACAGACCCCAGGAACATCCTCCTCACCGACGAACAACTAGCTCACGCACACAAAATCATCACTGACTACAG GCAAGGTATAGTCTCCCCAGGACTGACAGAAGATGAACTGTGGAAAGCCAAGTATATTTTTGACTCAGCTTTCCATCCTGACACCGGGGAGAAGATGATCCTGATTGGCCGCATGTCAGCACAAGTTCCAATGAACATGACGATCACCGGATGCATGATGACGTTTTACAA AACAACTCCAGCCGTGTTGTTCTGGCAGTGGATCAATCAGTCTTTCAACGCAATAGTCAACTATACCAACAGGAGTGGCGATGCTCCAATCACAGTCAG TCAGCTCGGCACAGCTTATGTGTCTGCCACCACAGGGGCGGTCGCCACCGCTCTAGGACTTAATGCACTAACAAAG CACATCTCACCCCTGATTGGACGATTTGTCCCTTTTGCTGCTGTAGCCGCTGCTAACTGTATCAACATCCCTCTGATGAGACAAAG AGAACTTAAACACGGCATTCCCATAACAGATGACAATGACAACAGGCTAGGAGAGTCGACCAAAGCTGCACAGCAGGCTATCTCTCAGGTTGTGGTCTCCAGAATCCTCATGGCCTCTCCAGGAATGG CCATCCCTCCGTTTTTAATGAACCATTTGGAGAAGAAGGCCTTTCTGAAG AAGTTCCCATGGATGAGTGCACCTATTCAAGTCAGCCTGGTGGGATTCTG CTTGGTGTTTGCCACACCACTGTGCTGCGCATTGTTCCCTCAGAAGAG CTCTATGTCAGTGAGCCGCTTGGAGCCGGAGCTGCAGGAGAAAATCCGGGCCAACCACCCAGGAGTGGAGAGGGTCTACTTCAACAAAGGGCTATGA